In the genome of Lathyrus oleraceus cultivar Zhongwan6 chromosome 4, CAAS_Psat_ZW6_1.0, whole genome shotgun sequence, the window ccttttcccttatTCGTTTTACGAGTAATCCTTATATATAACACTCATTCGAGgaagaacaatcaaaacggttttcatggagtatcatggatgttaggggtgttAATACTTTTCCCTTGTATAACCGACTCCCTTACCTAGTTATCTCTTTTCtctgggttttatcgatgttttccctttcctttgggaataaataaagttcgatgacgaTTCTATTGTATGTTCGATCGGGTGATgcattcgggtatatttccgctagcttctTGTAGTGCAATGTATTTTCGTAAACATAAATAAACAAAGCACGTCTAGAAATAAGATATTATCACGGTTAACAGTCATACTGTTGTAGTTTAATATAACAAAAAATTTATTTTGTAGTAGTGAAAATTTTATATCCGCTGCATATTGATCTATTAttgcattttaatttctcatCATATTTAACAACTAAATGGATTTACATATAACGTTTTGGTAGATTTCTTAACTCTTATCTAATTTAATTTCTCTACTTTTCGTTATTTTATTGTTAATTTTTCCGTTGGTTCTTTTTTCGTAAGGTCTAACCCCAAATATATCTTTTTTGTTTGTATATATATTAGAATTGATTTggtttttttaaaaaaagaattatttatatatatatatatatatatatatatatatatatatatatatatatatatatatatatatatatatatatatatatatatatatatatatatataagctCTCTATGTTTGAATTGATGTAATGGAATAAAatgttttgaattaatttttttaatacttttaaattaatatatttttaaaaagcTCTCTAAGAGATCTTTTGAATTTTATATATTTAAAGTAATCTTTGTACTATTACTTTAAAAAAATATATCCTTTAAATTAGAAATAATTTTTAATAGTTTTattataattatataattttttttctatatcaattgttttaccttgttgaatatTTAAATGCTTTAcatctattttaattttttttattttacatTATCTTTGAACTATTGGTTtcaaaaatatattatttttaaactagaaatatttttgtaatagttttataataaattaaataactttttctatatcaattgttttaccttgttgaatatttaaatgttttacatctattttaattttttttcttaatATGTTCCAAAGAATTATCTTTTTGATAATCCGTGCATACTCACGGTGAGATTGCAAACTCTATAGACTCTTATAAACAAAAAATTAAACgttttgaattaatttttttaatactttttaaaaaaaaatattttttaaaaaagcTCTGTAAGAAATCTTTTGAATTTTATATGTTTTAAGTGATCTTTAAACTATTGGTTTGAAAAAAAATATTCTTTAAACTAGAAATATTTTTGTAATAGTTTTATTATAATTATATAACTTTTTTCTATATCAATTGTTTTACCTTGTTGAGTTATTGgtttcaaaaatatattttttaaattagaaATATTTTTGTAGTAGTTTTATTACAAAGTAATAATTTTTTCTATATAAAttgttttaccttgttgaatatttaaatgttttacatctatttttttttcttaatttcttttgAAATATATCTTTTTGAGAATCCGTGCATATTCATGGTGAGATTGTAAACTCAAGAGATCATTCTAAAAAAAATAGAActttttaaatatatttataatactttttttaaaaattctaTATTTTTTAAAAGCTCTCTAAGGGATCTTTTGAATTATATATATTTTAAGTGACCTTTGTACTACTGGtttgaaaaaatatatattctTCAAATTAGAAATATTTTTGTAATAGTTTTATTATAACTATAAAGTTTTTTTCTATATCAATTGTTTTACTTTGTTGAACGTTTAAATGTTTACatctattttaaaaaaaaaaattcttaattTGTTTTGAAAATTCATCTTTTTGAGAATCCACTTTGAATTTTTAATTGAATGAGACATTCTTTTTTTTGGTAATAATTGAATAAGACATTGAATCCATGCATATCCACAATCAATTATCACATTCATAACTTTTATTCACAATCAATTTCTACCTATAAAAATTAATCTATCTCTACTGATAACACAATCACCAACAATGGCATACAACATAGAAGCTGTGCCGGAGGTTATGAAGGGTGTAGACCTAAAGAGATACATGGGTCGTTGGTACGAGATTGCTTCTTTCCCTTCGTTTTTTCAGCCTGCAAATGGCGTGAACACTAGAGCCACCTACACTCTGAACAATGATGGAACTGTTCATGTTCTCAACGAGACATGGAATGATGGAAAAAGAAACTCCATAGAAGGAAGTGCTTATAAGGCTGACCCTAATAGCGATGAAGCCAAACTCAAGGTCGAATTCAAAGTTCCTCCATTCTTGCCAATCATTCCTGTCACTGGAAATTACTGGATTTTGTACCTTGATCCATATTATCACTATGCTCTCATTGGTGAACCTACTAGGGCATTTCTTTGGGTAACAAACCCTAATTACCTTATACTTTTGTGAATACTAATATTAATATGCTATACTATTTGTTCATGTCATAACATGCATTATTTTGGTTCCCATAGATTCTATGCAGAGAGAATCATTTGAATGATGAAATCTATAACCAAGTTGTTCAGAAAGCTGTTCTTCAAGGGTATGATGTGAGCAAATTGCACAAGACTCCACAGAGTAATCCTCCACCTCAGTAAGAAGGTTTTCAAGATATTTAAGGAATTTGGTGTATTAATAAAATCCTTTTTAGGAAATAAATATATAAATGGATGGGGGCATTATTATGTGATAAAGTTTGAACAAGTGTCATGAATAAGGAGTTCAAGAACTCTAATAGGAGCAGTTTAAATTGTAATACTTGTATTGCCTTGTTCTTTCAATAGACTAAAAATAAGTTGGTGTTAATCTGATGTTTAAACATTAAAATATGTTAGTAGTTGTTAATTTATTATTGGTTAGTTTTGAAAAAATCTCAATTTTTActgttttttttcttctgaaaaGAAAGTTTTAAAGTTTATTAAAGATGAAAAAAAAGTTTATGTAGAATGATAGAATATTTTAGGGAATTTTTTTTCCAGGTGCTTCCAAACCTATGgcaaaaaataaaaaatgtcTTTTGTTATTAGAAATGCATATCTGAACGCTGCTTTTTAACctttatttttaaattcaatgATTTTTTCAAATACACATCTCCAAACTCGTTTAATTCATAAAAAAGTTATGTAAAAATAAGACAACATTAGTGAAAATTAAAAAGGCTAAATGCCACAATTTGCTTTTACCAAAAAGTGCAATCAATCTAAAATAGGGAGATAATGGATCTAGCTCACACTTGCATAAACACCAATCCAATGCAGGATCATCGCAAACTCAACTCTCAATTAATATGTGATAAAATTTTGTCAGTTATTAGAGACAATCCATCGTTGAAGatgagtacaataatctcgcatattgtTACACTATACAAATATACTCCCTTGCACATGAAGACATGGATAGCTAGGactaattaaaataaattaaatatctcttttataccgaATAGAACAACAAttagttaaaatattaaataaaataatggaTGAAACATAGTGTAAAAACATAGTAAAAACATAGTGTAAATACAATTATTATCTATTCGGTATAAAAAAgatatttaattttattttacaCTATATTTTTATACTATGTTTCAtccattattttatttaatattttaactaaTTATGTTTCATCCATTGTTTTATTTAATGTgtatttttataaaattaaatatatatttagttaatttaaaattttaaaataggTATAAAACTTCTAAGTGAAAATAATTAAGACAAATATATAGAGATGAAACAAATTAATTTAATGTAATTATACATTATTTTAAAACTAAGTGAAAAAAATTTCAACTAAGTTTTAGTAATTTATTAATCTACTGTAATTATACACGGTATATTAAATATATGATTAAACAAATTAATATAAAAGGTCTGTGGTGTAGTGGTAATGTGTTTGATTTCTGATGTGAAGATTGTGTGTTCAATTCTTGTTGATTGCAAAATTAAATTTTCTTTTGTGACAATTTTGAAATTAATATTCTTTTCTAATGAGAGTGGTGACGAGCATAATTCTCTCTGGATTTTTAGATTGGAATCCTAATTAAATCTTATCAATAATCTTATATCATTATAGTGATTTCTCATTAACTTATCAACGTTTTAGGTTGTGGCGTCTTCATCAGACGTGGTTCTTTTTTCTAAATGATTTTGAAAATTGTTCATATGGTCAAATTTATAATTTCTCCATATCATATATTATGGGTGTGATTGTGAGTTTTCTCTCAATTAGATCTTTTATGAGAAGTGGAGGTAAGTGGTTCCACTATTCTTCATAAGTCAATTTATTTAATGGCTCAAAAGTATCGAAAACtaattaatattttatatatttCATGGTCAAGGTTGATGTATACTCTTGTTTTAAAATCTTTCAACAATAACAAAAATATCATATTGATTCTCAAAATTTTAAGAAGTAGTTGTGTGGGCTCGTTAGTGGTCGGATATACCCATTTTGCTAGTTGTAACTATATAATGACACTTTCTTATTCTTGTCAAATTATAGACTAATGATTCAACAGTAGCTTTGATTATGTAAATGATAATTTTCTAATTTACTAATGTTAATATTCTTCATTTTTATTGCAGACCTGAGAATCAAAAGTCCTTGCAATAACATCACGTTTTGGGTGTTTTGCTACTTA includes:
- the LOC127138401 gene encoding temperature-induced lipocalin-1, producing MAYNIEAVPEVMKGVDLKRYMGRWYEIASFPSFFQPANGVNTRATYTLNNDGTVHVLNETWNDGKRNSIEGSAYKADPNSDEAKLKVEFKVPPFLPIIPVTGNYWILYLDPYYHYALIGEPTRAFLWILCRENHLNDEIYNQVVQKAVLQGYDVSKLHKTPQSNPPPQ